In Rana temporaria chromosome 3, aRanTem1.1, whole genome shotgun sequence, a single window of DNA contains:
- the LOC120931453 gene encoding uncharacterized protein LOC120931453, whose translation MDKATQTVLTDLTSEHNNVWSSEMELQVSYTDKSATENDKPVSCLQVFDESTSDMTLSAVVKDHNSVTVSVNVKEDDDVNTSSEISQPSETTAPIHDGNMLPLEPHIIYTMNDRVDSNISVPESEKPCDVSQAGTETNSISYKFEENETSNEEISDHLNAPHVTESMDESTISQTVEQITHVMPLLSMPSNESHVDEPCQEPYESNYHMLSVALEEEHFSPIVERQLPSLTGSSNNRVTVHLGTEKSTSPGSSVMPTEDTDFLTFIPKPNKDSFLLILSPENAESTHFELSTKVEEGVQLIPSASNTTESHSSSLNLNNNFSISSPSQEAHHRTSVPESNNTAPLTSFSVQSNLADSHSHQTDSLFPVTSPALHSVDTKMEDKVHIESPAETIHYTVNDPVGDIVDPTGSSVLYGDIEEIEMKKATKTPHTEQGNVPNEKRLRSEDSSAEMWDILQGLHTCVQEIRDLLMNNGFSSLVDGLTADIKDCNGDEISSNITQLKHLPAVLHSLLQSASESDKHKQAADEPAQVDDITHRSMETQTDRITPIQRQCNSASTLQASIFTHLDEEHNRRILQRSSDQGKIPFHVYQEANRAMSEYHRLRQERLRSLASGYVQYISWNTAENHLQRQCLTRPHIIPALSKIKVLKHQVFLRWKKKREQSQEEKLNLSISLHQILQGVQEDSGIFLIKPVLSWSGRSSMQKGHSQIRSHYRHPQRSRFPPLDQDGILCCGKVPPSMPKEWKTMNTDSEIQPVVVTPKLLEMDVRRYLCKECSVSRICSSPAGLLLRTLPLQKFVSFKQTSSLPAM comes from the exons GACTTGACCAGTGAACACAATAACGTTTGGTCATCAGAAATGGAGCTCCAGGTCAGCTATACTGACAAGAGTGCCACAGAAAATGACAAGCCTGTCTCCTGTCTACAAGTATTTGATGAGAGCACTTCGGACATGACATTATCAGCTGTGGTCAAGGACCACAATTCTGTTACTGTGTCAGTTAATGTAAAAGAGGATGATGATGTTAATACTTCATCTGAGATCAGCCAACCTAGTGAAACAACAGCACCAATACATGATGGTAACATGTTACCTCTAGAACCGCACATTATATATACAATGAATGACCGTGTGGACAGTAATATATCTGTACCAGAGTCTGAGAAACCCTGTGATGTCTCTCAGGCAGGTACAGAGACAAACTCCATATCGTATAAATTTGAAGAGAACGAGACATCCAATGAAGAAATTTCTGATCATCTTAATGCACCTCATGTGACAGAAAGCATGGATGAGTCTACAATATCACAGACAGTTGAGCAGATAACACATGTTATGCCATTATTGTCCATGCCTAGTAATGAATCTCATGTTGATGAACCCTGTCAGGAGCCGTATGAAAGTAACTATCATATGTTATCAGTAGCTCTCGAGGAAGAACATTTTAGTCCTATTGTGGAGCGACAACTGCCTTCCCTAACCGGCAGCAGCAACAATCGGGTCACTGTACATCTGGGGACTGAGAAAAGTACAAGTCCTGGTTCATCAGTGATGCCCACTGAGGATACAGACTTTTTAACTTTCATTCCTAAACCCAACAAGGAttcctttttattaatattatcacCTGAAAATGCTGAAAGTACACATTTTGAACTCTCTACCAAAGTGGAAGAGGGTGTACAATTAATACCCTCTGCATCCAATACCACTGAATCACATTCTTCTTCTTTAAAtttgaataataatttttctatATCATCCCCCAGTCAAGAGGCACATCATAGAACATCAGTACCAGAATCTAACAATACTGCACCGCTTACATCTTTTTCTGTGCAAAGTAACCTTGCTGACTCGCATTCTCATCAAACTGATAGCCTTTTTCCAGTAACATCTCCAGCTTTACACAGTGTGGATACCAAAATGGAAGACAAAGTTCATATTGAATCACCTGCTGAGACAATCCATTATACAGTTAATGACCCTGTGGGAGATATAG TTGACCCAACTGGATCCTCCGTTCTGTATGGAGATATTGaggaaatagaaatgaaaaag GCAACAAAGACACCACatacagaacagggaaatgtacCAAATGAGAAAAGGCTGAGAAGTGAGGATAGCTCTGCGGAAATGTGGGATATCTTACAAGGATTGCACACATGTGTTCAAGAAATAAGAGACCTGCTTATGAATAACG GCTTTTCCTCTTTAGTTGATGGTTTAACTGCAGACATAAAAGACTGTAATGGAGATGAAATATCCAGTAATATTACACAGCTTAAACACTTGCCAGCAG TATTGCACAGTTTACTACAATCTGCCTCAGAAAGTGATAAACACAAGCAGGCAGCTGATGAACCTGCACAAGTTGATGATATAACACATAGAAGCATGGAAACTCAGACTGACAG AATTACACCAATACAACGCCAGTGCAACTCAGCCAGTACACTTCAAGCTTCAATATTTACCCATCTTGATGAAGAGCACAACAGACGGATATTGCAGCGGTCCAGTGACCAGGGCAAGATACCATTTCATGTATACCAG GAGGCCAATAGAGCAATGTCAGAATACCATAGACTGCGCCAGGAGCGGCTGCGTTCCCTAGCTTCAGGATATGTGCAATATATTTCCTGGAACACAGCTGAGAACCACTTACAAAGACAGTGTCTTACCAGACCACACATCATACCTGCCTTGTCCAAGATAAAAGTACTGAAACACCAG GTTTTCCTccgctggaaaaaaaagagagagcagagTCAAGAAGAGAAGCTGAATCTGTCTATATCCCTCCACCAGATATTACAGGGAGTTCAGGAGGACAGTGGAATTTTTCTAATAAAACCTGTGCTGTCATGGTCTGGAAG atCATCAATGCAGAAGGGTCACTCGCAAATTCGGTCACATTATAGACATCCTCAAAGGAGTAGGTTCCCACCCCTTGACCAG GATGGTATTTTGTGCTGTGGGAAAGTCCCACCATCAATGCCCAAGGAGTGGAAAACCATGAACACTGATTCAGAAATACAACCAGTAGTCGTCACCCCCAAACTCCTGGAGATGGATGTGCGCAGATATTTGTGCAAGGAATGCAG TGTGTCCCGGATATGCAGCTCTCCAGCTGGATTACTCCTCAGAACTCTCCCACTTCAAAAATTTGTCAGCTTTAAGCAGACCTCTTCATTACCAGCAATGTGA